A stretch of Planctomycetota bacterium DNA encodes these proteins:
- a CDS encoding HEAT repeat domain-containing protein, producing PALAQENDPDRHKSATAVFHEGYRAETGPKPNLAVAIAKYKKAAEKAKQEKNGEIGAQALVRLAGCYEKQDPEGIAEAKAAYEDVASSFGDVKPWADLARERASYKGVDVWLRRLHAALDPWRVSADRSPLSPLLVEKKAAAWEKIKALDTEAVPGLLWGLGHPDEVIRTFAGECLAEVVDEAGLTAVIAKLNDPDPNARAGASSAFQKIFRKWNNARDLERRAGELERDLEIPLQADSRASAHHAKLREEASKLRKAAEEIRRHIPAGLATADIQGALEKIIADENADPQARREAAQAASWIGNISGSLVDALLKGIESKDRNVREACVRAAGAVDTSVGADKHRLADALIRAVQYEPARDPNPSEADWPNDEAVRQAAAEALERIGLIKSLPALIEALDDNDARVRHAAFRALRRITDRDLEYEKDDKGLPRTYEPDKPLQERRKAQAKWKEWWEQTGGVPVLVERFWAFQAQWKDVNAARLFDPETYLREVESRLWSALDPKATEERAKRVVEDFQRRKEVFVQDAVDLGAEALDRLIPFLGGKTERDPAKPSGAVRAFVAQSCARIVEKHSPPQGNDKLRDKLIQGEDGAQKAGAALALGFLPRTLAQAADRQALQAQGLSATEPEVREAAAWALSKVGEESAAADLTRVAVSDADPNVQAAALRALFALKPKNPDTIQALGAMVADEPDAPGGPSKKARDKNIRALAVEALGAIADPSATPFLLRARRDEMRAVREAATVALRKVHQTDPKVASEECLKALRDERRKTDDRIGAALALGDMAEPAYAKALSERLVDLNPPRVLRDPDPGVRMALCRAIGAMGEKAKLRSVVERLIQSMGDESGRETQDVRNAAYEALKEVTGINPDAEGSPDAARKFRASDEKTNRAAAVRAWVQWFEAEKGNLRDAE from the coding sequence CCGGCCCTGGCCCAGGAGAACGATCCCGACCGCCACAAGAGCGCCACCGCCGTCTTCCACGAGGGATATCGCGCCGAGACGGGCCCCAAGCCCAACCTCGCCGTCGCCATCGCCAAGTACAAGAAGGCGGCGGAGAAGGCCAAGCAGGAGAAGAACGGCGAAATCGGGGCGCAGGCCCTGGTCCGCCTGGCCGGCTGCTACGAGAAACAGGACCCCGAGGGCATCGCGGAAGCCAAGGCCGCCTACGAAGACGTCGCTTCATCGTTCGGGGACGTCAAGCCTTGGGCGGACCTGGCGCGTGAACGCGCTTCCTACAAGGGCGTGGATGTGTGGCTGCGCCGGCTGCATGCGGCCCTGGACCCCTGGCGGGTGTCCGCCGACCGGAGCCCGCTCTCGCCGCTCCTGGTCGAGAAGAAGGCGGCCGCGTGGGAAAAGATCAAGGCGCTCGACACGGAGGCGGTCCCGGGCCTTCTCTGGGGCCTGGGCCATCCGGATGAAGTCATCCGGACGTTCGCGGGCGAGTGCCTGGCCGAGGTCGTCGACGAGGCGGGCCTGACCGCGGTCATCGCCAAGCTCAACGACCCGGATCCGAACGCCCGCGCCGGCGCTTCCTCCGCCTTCCAGAAGATCTTCCGCAAGTGGAACAACGCGCGGGATCTCGAACGCCGCGCCGGAGAGCTCGAGCGGGACCTCGAAATCCCTCTTCAGGCCGACAGCCGCGCCTCCGCGCACCACGCCAAACTCCGCGAGGAGGCCTCCAAGCTCCGCAAGGCCGCCGAGGAGATCCGCCGGCACATTCCCGCCGGCCTCGCCACGGCGGACATCCAGGGGGCGCTCGAGAAGATTATCGCCGACGAGAACGCCGACCCGCAGGCCCGGCGCGAAGCCGCCCAGGCGGCATCCTGGATCGGAAACATCTCCGGATCGCTCGTGGACGCCCTCCTCAAGGGAATCGAGAGCAAGGACCGCAACGTCCGCGAGGCCTGCGTCCGGGCCGCCGGAGCGGTCGACACCTCGGTCGGGGCGGACAAGCACCGGCTGGCCGACGCCCTGATCCGTGCGGTCCAGTACGAGCCGGCGCGCGACCCGAACCCCTCGGAGGCCGACTGGCCCAACGACGAAGCCGTCCGCCAGGCGGCCGCGGAGGCCCTCGAGCGCATCGGCCTGATCAAGTCCCTGCCGGCCCTCATCGAGGCGCTCGACGATAACGACGCCCGGGTGCGTCATGCCGCGTTCCGCGCCCTTCGCCGGATCACGGACCGGGACCTCGAGTACGAAAAGGACGACAAAGGCCTGCCCCGCACCTACGAGCCCGACAAGCCCCTCCAGGAGCGCCGCAAGGCGCAGGCCAAGTGGAAGGAATGGTGGGAGCAGACGGGCGGCGTGCCGGTTCTCGTGGAGCGGTTCTGGGCCTTCCAGGCGCAGTGGAAAGACGTCAACGCGGCGCGCCTGTTCGATCCGGAGACGTATCTGCGGGAGGTGGAGTCGCGCCTCTGGTCGGCGCTGGATCCCAAGGCGACCGAGGAGCGCGCCAAACGCGTCGTGGAAGACTTCCAGCGCCGCAAGGAGGTCTTCGTCCAGGACGCCGTCGATCTCGGGGCGGAGGCGCTGGACCGCCTGATCCCTTTCCTCGGCGGCAAGACGGAGCGCGACCCGGCCAAGCCGAGCGGCGCCGTTCGCGCCTTCGTGGCGCAGTCCTGCGCGCGGATCGTCGAAAAGCATTCGCCGCCCCAGGGCAACGACAAGCTGCGGGACAAGCTCATCCAGGGCGAAGACGGCGCCCAGAAGGCCGGCGCCGCGCTGGCCCTGGGATTTCTCCCGCGCACGCTCGCCCAGGCCGCCGACCGCCAGGCGCTTCAGGCTCAGGGGCTTTCCGCCACCGAACCCGAGGTGCGCGAGGCCGCCGCCTGGGCGCTCTCGAAGGTGGGGGAAGAGTCCGCCGCCGCGGATCTGACCCGGGTGGCCGTTTCCGACGCCGACCCGAACGTCCAGGCGGCCGCCCTGCGGGCGCTCTTCGCCCTGAAGCCTAAGAATCCGGACACGATCCAGGCGCTCGGCGCCATGGTGGCCGACGAGCCCGACGCGCCCGGCGGTCCGAGCAAGAAGGCGCGGGACAAGAACATCCGCGCGCTGGCCGTGGAGGCTCTCGGCGCGATCGCCGATCCCTCCGCCACGCCTTTCCTGTTGCGGGCGCGCCGCGACGAGATGCGGGCCGTGCGGGAGGCCGCCACGGTCGCCCTCCGCAAGGTCCACCAGACCGATCCCAAGGTCGCTTCCGAGGAGTGCCTGAAAGCGCTCCGCGACGAACGGCGCAAGACCGACGACCGGATCGGCGCCGCGCTGGCCCTGGGCGACATGGCGGAGCCGGCGTACGCCAAAGCTCTCAGCGAGCGCCTGGTGGACCTTAATCCGCCGCGCGTCCTGCGGGATCCGGATCCGGGCGTTCGGATGGCCCTTTGCCGGGCGATCGGAGCGATGGGCGAGAAGGCCAAGCTCCGCAGCGTCGTGGAGCGCCTGATCCAGTCGATGGGCGACGAGAGCGGCCGCGAGACGCAGGATGTCCGCAACGCCGCCTATGAAGCGCTCAAAGAGGTGACCGGGATCAACCCGGACGCCGAAGGCAGCCCCGACGCGGCCAGGAAGTTCCGCGCCTCCGACGAGAAAACCAACCGCGCGGCGGCCGTGCGCGCGTGGGTGCAGTGGTTCGAGGCGGAAAAAGGCAACCTGCGGGACGCCGAATAG
- a CDS encoding HNH endonuclease gives MDDNGSAGPPAASDHPLSSSVLVLNRNYAAIRVVSARRAFILVYKNFAEVIDAHADEFDAFDFSGWILHSRVHEESPAAFDRFVRTPRAAILVPRVIRLVGYDKIPKREVKFSRRNILARDEHRCQYCGKRFPASQLSIDHVVPKSRGGKSTWTNVVAACNPCNTLKGGRMPWEASMKLRKAPTVPKKNPVLIDKVRSQEYGLWRHFLGDGELALDA, from the coding sequence ATGGACGACAACGGCAGTGCAGGCCCCCCAGCGGCCTCCGACCATCCCCTCTCCTCGAGCGTTCTGGTGCTCAACCGGAACTACGCCGCGATCCGCGTGGTGTCCGCCCGGCGGGCGTTCATCCTGGTGTACAAGAATTTTGCCGAGGTCATCGACGCTCACGCCGACGAGTTCGACGCCTTCGACTTCTCCGGCTGGATCCTGCACTCCCGCGTGCATGAAGAGAGCCCGGCGGCGTTCGACCGGTTCGTGCGGACCCCGCGGGCCGCGATCCTGGTCCCGCGGGTCATCCGCCTGGTCGGCTACGACAAGATTCCCAAGCGGGAGGTGAAGTTCAGCCGGCGCAATATCCTCGCGCGGGACGAGCACCGCTGTCAGTACTGCGGCAAGCGGTTCCCCGCCTCGCAGCTTTCGATCGATCACGTGGTCCCCAAATCGCGGGGCGGGAAGTCCACCTGGACGAACGTGGTGGCCGCCTGCAACCCGTGCAATACCCTGAAGGGAGGTCGGATGCCGTGGGAAGCCTCCATGAAGCTCCGCAAGGCCCCCACGGTTCCCAAGAAAAACCCCGTCCTCATCGACAAGGTACGCTCTCAGGAATACGGTCTGTGGAGGCATTTCCTGGGCGACGGGGAGCTGGCGCTGGACGCGTGA